A window from Salminus brasiliensis chromosome 7, fSalBra1.hap2, whole genome shotgun sequence encodes these proteins:
- the igfn1.1 gene encoding immunoglobulin-like and fibronectin type III domain-containing protein 1.1, whose product MWKKSKVTDQTATGQGGAEGQPPKKKGIKRRSKVPGVMITQYVEDLPEGKTTPDFTRKPIALTIQEGKLAIFKAIVIGDPKPTVTWKRANGEMNDPQKFQNKYDPTNNEHTLEMPKVSGDEADTYKCYAFNEYGKAVCTVVLNVIEVGFKKSKEMKRAEAPTNDPTEFRKMLRRSAGKKVEDKREGELDDAVWDLLLSADKKDYEKICIEYGITDFRGMLKKLIEMKKEREEEQAQFVRHIANLKPIEVKSEDAATFELDMELKDPNSRIFLYKDGVMIPFTKDIESEMKHCLKQVGKKYVFTVKNLSPDDAGIYQVDVEGVNIFSTDFKIPPVDFVVKIQEVKAEERQDAVFECVTSLPMNQIVWTLKNTPISNSNKYEITVSEDKLIHRLKIIDCMPVDSGIYSALAGIKSCSAWLVVEADKDGAKGKKVARKTTQAGGSAADLAKVAAEQQEKNKKEMAEKLEAAKKAQAEKEAAAAKARAEAEAAFAAAQVAAAAKAAAAAQAAEAALAAAKAKGMSDKDAKAAADAAAAAAAAEAQAKAEEEARKLAEAKAREAGLSPEEIAAAGAAAVAALARDAAAAAAGKLGVGAAGAGGAGGAGGAGLAGGAGGAGLAGGAGGAGLAGGAGAAGGVGGAGGVGGAGGMGGPGGAGGAGGAGLAGGAGGAGLAGGAGGAGGAGGAGGAGGAGGAGGAGGAGGAGEAGGAGGAGGAGGAGGAGEAGVDGLFGEGADAGGAVGGKDKKRARAGPLVPDTVVGKSNQPEAAQAEQTGQAGQAEGPVCVKQSPLVPDTVIGEPNQPEAARVEQTGQTEQTEKYARVRKGPLVPDTVIDPGVHFSAGLEDCKAIVGEAAELVCKLSSAECKGVWYKDGKEISDSTEGMTMSKDGATHKLKIHKVTEEFAGKYKFEADGRKTEAVIAVEDPPRVDSKELEAFATPTVIKNNQKAAFKIPYIGHEPVKIQWYKEGEELTPDTNCRIEIAEGHTRLLLTKLQRKDSGEIKVKIKNEFGTIEAVSNLVVLDKPTPPLGPLEIVEATSNCIEIKWRPPKDDGGCPIAHYILERNQVGRNTWKKIGEIPGEAYYKDTDVDHGRRYCYRIRAETPEGISDTYETEDVQAGTKAYPGPPSAPKIVSAFKDCITLTWTPPTNTGGTNLLGYNVEKRKKGSNLWGLVHPPEEPIKTKKYACKDVIAGMEYEFRVSAINISGAGEPSTPSEFVFARDPKKPPGKVIDLKVTDSTYTTLSLTWTKPKEEQGVQDEAKGYFVEIRPAESTEWDRCNTNAIIMTSYTVKGMKSMAMYWVRVLAINEGGYGEPQELDNFILAMPPPVRPQFTDSKMKSFMVVRAGNSTRFNVNFVASPWPEVIWLKDGVPVSKRVTVSNAEGGSQILIPSADRSDSGIYTIIVKNIVGQETFSTEIRVTDEPKSPGPVELDENVPGTVTVTWTASPDEKRDDRLHYMVMKRDSSKRTWHTVADRIFNNKFTACNIMPGREYQFRVYAKNDMGQSAPSESPKWLITEKKEKFVLVMPESKTCNLERPPKFLVPLKLHTAPEGYECYMSCAVRGNPTPHVTWYRNNVSLNTNTNYYISNTCGVCSMLILMVGPKDTGEYKVVAENPLGRAECSTKLTNKRHLDKAKKDYFKSLQIFI is encoded by the exons GAGCAGAGGGTCAGCCTCCGAAGAAAAAAG GTATCAAAAGGAGATCAAAGGTCCCTGGGGTTATGATCACACAGTATGTTGAGGATCTGCCAGAAGGAAAAACTACTCCAGACTTTACTCGCAAACCCATTGCTTTAACCATTCAAGAAG GTAAACTAGCCATTTTTAAAGCCATTGTTATCGGAGACCCCAAGCCCACTGTCACATGGAAAAGAGCAAACGGAGAAATGAATGACCCACAAAAGTTCCAGAACAAATATGATCCTACAAATAATGAACACACTTTAGAG ATGCCTAAAGTTAGTGGTGATGAAGCTGACACATACAAATGCTATGCTTTTAATGAGTATGGAAAGGCTGTTTGCACTGTTGTCCTAAATGTCATTGAAG TGGGATTTAAAAAGAGCAAAGAAATGAAAAGGGCAGAAG CGCCAACAAACGATCCAACAGAGTTCCGAAAGATGCTCAGGAGAAG TGCTGGGAAAAAAGTAGAGGATAAAAGAGAAGGTGAACTCGATGATGCAGTGTGGGATCTGTTATTGTCAGCTGATAAGAAAGACTATGAAAAAATATGCATTGAGTATGGCATCACTGATTTCCGTGGCATGCTGAAAAAACTGATTgagatgaagaaagaaagagaagaagagcagGCACAG TTCGTTCGGCACATTGCTAACCTAAAACCCATTGAGGTGAAATCAGAAGATGCAGCTACATTCGAACTGGACATGGAGCTCAAAGACCCCAACAGTCGTATCTTCCTGTACAAA GATGGGGTCATGATTCCATTTACCAAAGACATAGAATCTGAAATGAAGCATTGCCTAAAACAAGTTGGCAAAAAGTATGTGTTTACAGTGAAAAATCTCAGTCCTGATGATGCTGGTATCTATCAAGTGGATGTTGAGGGAGTCAATATCTTCTCAACAGATTTCAAAA TCCCCCCTGTGGATTTTGTTGTGAAGATTCAAGAAGTAAAGGCTGAAGAAAGACAGGACGCGGTCTTTGAGTGTGTGACTTCTCTACCCATGAACCAGATTGTATGGACATTAAAAAATACCCCGATTTCCAACAGTAATAAATATGAGATTACTGTTTCTGAAGATAAACTGATCCACCGACTGAAAATCATTGACTGTATGCCTGTGGATTCTGGGATATATTCTGCTTTGGCTGGTATCAAGTCTTGCAGTGCTTGGCTTGTGGTAGAGG CTGACAAAGACGGTGCAAAAGGCAAAAAGGTAGCCCGCAAGACCACTCAAGCAGGTGGCAGCGCAGCTGACCTGGCTAAAGTTGCTGCCGAACAACAAGAGAAGAACAAGAAGGAGATGGCTGAGAAGCTGGAggcagccaagaaagcccaagcTGAGAAGGAGGCAGCTGCTGCTAAAGCCAGAGCTGAAGCCGAAGCTGCCTTTGCGGCAGCACAGGTCGCTGCAGCTGCTAAGGCTGCAGCTGCTGCCCAGGCTGCTGAGGCTGCACTTGCAGCAGCTAAAGCCAAAGGCATGTCGGATAAAGATGCCAAAGCAGCTGCAGATGCTGCAGCCGCAGCTGCAGCGGCAGAGGCTCAAGCCAAAGCTGAGGAGGAGGCAAGGAAGCTGGCTGAGGCCAAGGCCAGGGAAGCAGGCCTGAGCCCAGAAGAGATTGCTGCGGCTGGAGCAGCAGCTGTTGCTGCACTGGCCAGAGATGCGGCTGCAGCAGCCGCAGGAAAGCTTGGAGTAGGTGCtgcaggagcaggaggagcagggggtGCAGGTGGTGCTGGTCttgcaggaggagcagggggtGCTGGTCTtgcaggaggagcaggaggtgCTGGTCTtgcaggaggagcaggagctgctg GAGGAGTGGGAGGTGCAGGAGGAGTGGGAGGTGCAGGAGGAATGGGAGGTCCAGGAGGTGCTGGAGGTGCAGGAGGTGCTGGTCTtgcaggaggagcaggaggtgCTGGTCTtgcaggaggagcaggaggtgctggaggtgcaggaggagcaggaggtgCAGGAGGTGCAGGAGGtgcaggaggagcaggaggagcaggaggagcaggagaagCAGGAGGTGCTGGAGGTGCTGGAGGTGCAGGAGGTGCTGGAGGTGCAGGGGAAGCAGGCGTTGATGGCTTGTTTGGGGAAGGTGCAGACGCTGGGGGTGCAGTAGGAGGAAAAGATAAGAAACGTGCAAGAGCAGGACCTCTGGTGCCAGATACTGTCGTAG GAAAATCAAATCAACCTGAAGCTGCCCAAGCTGAACAAACTGGGCAAGCAGGACAGGCTGAGGGCCCTGTCTGCGTGAAGCAAAGCCCACTGGTGCCAGACACTGTGATTG GAGAACCAAATCAACCTGAAGCTGCCCGAGTTGAACAAACTGGGCAAACAGAACAGACTGAGAAGTATGCGCGCGTGAGGAAAGGCCCACTGGTGCCAGACACTGTGATTG ATCCTGGTGTTCACTTTTCTGCTGGCCTAGAAGATTGCAAGGCTATTGTTGGGGAGGCAGCTGAGCTGGTCTGCAAACTCAGCAGTGCAGAATGTAAGGGTGTCTGGTACAAAGATGGAAAGGAG ATCAGTGATTCCACTGAGGGGATGACCATGAGCAAAGATGGTGCTACTCATAAACTGAAAATCCACAAAGTGACAGAGGAGTTTGCTGGAAAATACAAATTTGAAGCTGATGGCCGTAAAACTGAGGCTGTGATAGCTGTTGAAG ATCCTCCAAGAGTTGACTCAAAGGAACTTGAAGCTTTTGCCACACCAACAGTAatcaaaaataatcaaaaagcTGCATTTAAAATACCATATATTGGTCATGAGCCAGTGAAGATACAGTGGTACAAAGAAGGCGAGGAGCTTACACCTGACACAAACTGCAGGATTGAAATTGCTGAAGGCCATACTCGTCTGCTTCTAACCAAACTACAGCGCAAAGACTCAGGGGAAATTAAGGTCAAAATTAAGAATGAGTTTGGCACCATTGAAGCCGTTTCTAACCTGGTTGTTCTGG ATAAACCAACTCCACCTCTGGGACCTCTGGAGATAGTTGAAGCTACTTCAAACTGCATTGAGATCAAATGGCGTCCACCAAAAGATGATGGTGGTTGCCCAATTGCTCATTATATCCTTGAACGCAATCAAGTTGGCCGCAACACCTGGAAGAAGATCGGTGAAATTCCTGGTGAAGCTTACTACAAAGACACTGATGTGGATCATGGCAGAAGGTACTGCTACCGCATCAGAGCTGAGACCCCAGAGGGCATTAGTGACACATATGAAACAGAGGATGTCCAAGCCGGAACTAAAG CATATCCCGGCCCACCTTCTGCTCCTAAAATAGTCAGTGCTTTTAAAGACTGCATCACCCTCACATGGACCCCTCCCACTAACACTGGGGGTACCAACCTTTTGGGCTACAACGTAGAGAAACGCAAGAAAGGCAGCAACTTATGGGGACTTGTTCATCCACCAGAGGAACCTATCAAAA CCAAGAAATATGCTTGTAAAGATGTCATTGCGGGCATGGAGTATGAGTTCCGTGTGTCTGCTATCAACATATCCGGAGCTGGTGAACCAAGCACACCATCAGAGTTTGTGTTTGCCAGAGATCCAAAAA AACCTCCTGGCAAGGTCATTGACCTGAAAGTGACAGACTCCACATATACCACTTTATCCCTCACTTGGACTAAACCAAAAGAAGAACAGGGAGTACAGGATGAAGCTAAGGGATACTTTGTTGAGATCCGACCTGCAGAGAGCACTGAATGGGATCGCTGCAATACCAATGCCATTATCATGACCTCCTACACTGTAAAGGGAATGAAATCCATGGCTATGTACTGGGTCAGAGTGCTAGCTATTAATGAAGGTGGGTACGGAGAACCTCAGGAGCTGGATAACTTCATCCTGGCTATGCCTCCCCCTG TGAGACCACAGTTTACAGATTCCAAGATGAAGAGCTTCATGGTAGTCAGAGCTGGAAATTCAACGCGATTCAACGTTAACTTTGTG GCTTCTCCCTGGCCTGAAGTTATTTGGCTTAAGGATGGAGTTCCTGTCTCCAAACGTGTCACTGTAAGCAATGCTGAAGGCGGCTCTCAAATCTTAATCCCATCCGCAGACCGCTCAGATAGTGGAATCTACACCATCATCGTCAAGAACATTGTGGGCCAGGAGACCTTCAGCACTGAGATCAGAGTCACAG ATGAGCCCAAGTCTCCAGGTCCTGTGGAATTGGATGAGAATGTACCAGGCACTGTGACAGTCACCTGGACGGCATCTCCAGATGAGAAACGGGATGACCGTCTGCACTACATGGTAATGAAGAGGGACTCCAGCAAGAGGACCTGGCACACAGTGGCTGACCGTATCTTTAACAACAAGTTTACAGCATGCAACATCATGCCAGGCCGAGAATACCAGTTCCGTGTCTACGCCAAAAACGACATGGGCCAGTCTGCCCCTTCAGAGTCTCCCAAGTGGCTTATCACTGAGAAGAAAG AGAAATTTGTGTTGGTTATGCCTGAAAGTAAAACCTGCAATCTTGAGAGGCCTCCTAAGTTCCTGGTCCCCTTGAAGCTGCACACAGCTCCAGAAGGCTATGAGTGCTACATGAGCTGTGCTGTGAGAGGCAACCCCACACCCCATGTGACCTGGTACCGCAACAACGTCAGCCTCAACACAAACACCAACTACTACATCTCTAACACCTGTGGTGTCTGCTCCATGCTCATCCTGATGGTGGGGCCCAAGGACACAGGAGAATACAAAGTTGTTGCTGAGAATCCATTAGGAAGAGCAGAGTGCTCCACCAAACTCACG aataaaagacaCCTGGACAAAGCCAAGAAGGATTACTTCAAGTCTTTACAGATCTTCATTTAA